TGTGACTCTGGGCTTGACCATAAGACAAGGCCAATGTAAGGAAATAGGATGCAAACAGAAGCCTGAAAAGCCCTTGCATGATTGAGTTTGCTCACTTCTGCCCTCTGCCAGACCCTGAGAACATGCCTGGACTATGGTGCTAGAAGACGAAAGACACATGGAACAAAGCTGAGTCACCCTGGTCATTCTGGCAGAAACCGTCCTGGACTAGCCACAGACAGTGATCCCCGGGCGTGTGAGCGAGGCCAGCCAAGATCAGCAGGGCCCACTGTTGACCCACAGCTGATGGAAGATGCACGAGTGAGCCCAGATCAGCTGAACTCAGCCAAGATCAACTGAATTCTCCAGCTCTGTGTGCTTCTTGGTATATGCCCAGGGGCTGTGTGATTGGTTGTTACGCAGCATTAACATGGCTACAGATCATTGACACAGACAGTGGAATTAGAGTTGGTCAAAGGGAGAAGTCAGGATAGGAGGAAAGTTGTAGAAATAACTCTGGGTGGAAAGTCAGACTGGGTTCTAGCTCCAGCTCTGCCAATTGCCAGCTTCATGGCCCAGGTTTCCTCACCTCTCTGGACCTTTCTCCTCACCTGTGAGGCCTCTTCCCTGTTGCTACCTGCCCGTTGGGTAAGGGAGAGAAAAACTGGCTTCCTCAAACGTGGAGAGACCTGGTGCTTGCATCTCCCACCCTGACGCAGTCCTGGCTCCCTCGATCCCCCCATGTCCAACCCGTCTAGGCAGACATCTCACCTCAccccaaaggcctcacctggGGCGTCAGCTTCAGGAAGGTGATCTGCGGTGACGCGTTGGACAGCACCACTCTGCTCCTCACCTCGGAGCCATCTTGTAGCACGACTCCTTGCACACGCCCTCCACTGCTCACCTGCACCTTGGCCACTGTCTAGAGCCACCGGAATGAGCCCCAGAAACCCCCAGGAAGGGAAATGCAGGCTGGACCTCGGAGGATTTCCAGTGTCTGTGCTGCTCCTAGGCACTCGCAGCTTCCTCATCCCGAATCCACCCTGCCCAGCTCTGCAGCTCCTCGGTGAAGCCTTAGCCTACCCTCTCCAATGCGAAGACCCGGCCCAAATGTGGGTTAGGGGCTGTGAATTCAAAGGGCGCGGGCAGAGAACTGGGACTTGGTTGATAGCTGCTTATCCACTAACAGGCTGCATAACCCAAGCCCCTTGATTTGGAGCCCCCTCTTGTCCATCAGTAAAACGAGGGACCTTCCGAATCTGAGATTTTGTTCATCCTGGGATCCTTGCCAATAATCAGGGTAAGGGGTAGAGGGGCCGTTCACCTTTTCAGTGAAGATACTTGCTCCATGCGCAGTGGCTGAGCTTGCGATGGCATCAGAGAGGGCGCCCATGCCACCCTGGACGTAGCCCCAGGCTCCCTGCATCCCCTCCAGGCCCCCCATCACGTGATGTAGTAGCACGTATCTGAGGACAGACCATCAGAATCGCGGCTGGAGGTTGGCTTTCATCTCCCCAGAGTTCTAGGCCGAAATACTCCTTTCCATCTTGtaccttcagcctctccctgcccccatccaGCCCTGTTTCACTAGCCTTCCAAGGAGCTCTAGGCTGTCGTAAGAGCCCTTTGCTGCCCCCAGTCCACATTCTCTCCCTGTGCAAATGTTGTCTGTGTGCAGACCTTAGTACCAACGATGTAGCCAGCTCTGTCCTGAGCTCCAGCCCATATGTCTCACTACCCACAGCTATCTCCATCTGGATGGGTTTTGGGCAGTCACCTTAAACCCATCCCCTTTTCCCCACTCCCCAACCTGTTTCTCCTCAATCTTCCCCATCCCAGTGATGGCACCTTCAGTTTCCAACAGAAACCTGGGTGTCAGTCTTGACTCCTACTAGTCCCTCACCACCTACATTCAATCAAGCGCTGTCAACTCTGCCCCCTAAAGAGCTTTCCAACGGCCCCGCTCCCTGCTGCCTCTCCCCTGGCCCAGGCCACTCTTCTCTTCCTTAAACGGCTGCAGTAACGCCCTCCTAATTGGACTACCTTCTCCCACTCTTTCTTCCTTGCAGACCTTTCTCCACACAGAACCTGGAGCCCGATCTCAAAACCCGGCTATGCTCCTGTCACTTCTCTCCTTTCAAACCTTCACTGGCTCTCATTGCTCTTAGGGTGATGGCCAGTCTCTGAAAATGGCCTCCAGGGCTCCTGCCTGCTCATCAGCCTCATCCCTCACCAAGATCCCCCTCGCATCCCACACTCCTACCAAACTGGCCCTCTTTCAGTTCCTTGAATGGACCACATGGTCCATTCTCAGCTCCCAGCATTTGCACATACTGTTCCAGCAGCCTAGaacccccttcctccctcatctTTTGTTTTGCTAATTTCTCCTGCCCTTAGAGTCTCAGATTAAACATCTCTTCCTTGTGGAGGGCTTCTCTGACCCTGGACCCGCTTGCTTCTCTGCTGTATTTCCCCTATCATCACACTCCCAGGCTCCACTATCATTACTTGCTCTGTGTCTGCCTCTCCCATTAGGATTTCAGctctgttcactgctgtatccccagcgccCAGCCCAGGCGGGTGCTCCATCAATACttattgaaagaattaatgaagAAACAAATTACTTAAAGGCACATTTCACAAACTGGGCAGTAGCTAAGCCTCCCAGAGACCCATAGGGAAAAGGATGCGAGGACCCAGCTGGAAGATTCAAATCGGCTGGTTGATCACAGAGCTTGGCCAAGGTGTGGCAATTGCTGCCAAGCCCCCTTTTCcatggccctggggaagtggggGCTGGCTTAATGTGTGTTGAAAAATCACTTTCAAGGGGTGCTCTTATCCCTTGAGAGAAAAGCCACATCGACAGCCTCTAGGTGCATCTCCTGGTGCACTGGAAATGGCCCAACACTTGGCAGCATCCTctatcccaacacacacacatgcacacacacccctccaTTCCTGCTCCTACAGGGGCTCATTAAGTCATATCACAACTGCAGACTCCACTGTGTCTGCCTGCCCCCTCTCAGATCAGGCTGTCAGCACACCCCCCCTCACAAAGGGAAAAGCAGCTTCCCACCCATACAAAGGTGTGTGTGAGCGAGTCCTGGAACCTAGGGAAAGACtagtgggagggggaggggcaatgAGGCTTCCTGGGAGGGAAAGAGATAGAAAGAGAAGTGAGCAagtgagagaagaggagaaagaaagtggGAAGAAGACATTCATGTTGAGGTACCAGCGGGAGGTGGCAGAGAGGCTTTTCTTACTGAAGAGTAGAGAGTAGTGACCAAGAAGGAAGATTTGGGAGAGTCAGGCATCTTGGGCTGGaaatcagctctgccacttactagctatgtgactttgggcaagatgCTTCCCTTCTCTGAACCACAGCTCTCAGATGTTGCTTTGAGGGTTAAATGAACGTGTATGAAGTTCCTGGCTTCACGTTTGGCTCCTGGGGGAGCTCAGTGAATGACAATTGTTGGTATGACTCTCGTCGGGGAATTCGCCCCACTCCTGCTGCCCCACCTCGCCTCCCACACTCACCCACTCCCCGGAGTGTGGGGACTTGCCATGGCGCCAATCACAGCATCTGTTGCCAGAGTGGCTTTTAGAGGCTCCGACTCAAACCACTGATCCAGCACCTGGACAGAAAAACTCGGGAGGAGAGGCCCCTCATTGAGAGGTCCGGCCGGAGGCTGGGGAGGCCCTCACCTTGGTGATTGGAGCTGTGAGGACCTGGTAGTACTGGGGCAGCTGGGCCCCCAGGATGCGGCCTAAGAGAGAAGATCCACACAACATAAATTGAGATGGGGAAGAAGGAAAAACTCCCATCTGTAACACCCCTGCACctgtttatctgtaaaatggcagtaaTATTTCATATCCTCCAGGgatactgtgaggattaaacgagatatGTAAAGCATTTGCATGTCCATAGGCACTTAACACATTTTAACTGTTAgcattattttggaaaaattttaactTGTATCTTATTCTCTTACTTTGAACTCCATAAGGCCTGTACCCTGGGACGTGGCCGGCTTGGCTAAGCCATTCCTCTGATGCTGATTCAGATACTATCTCTGAGAGTAACTAGGCAGGAaggccttgagggcagggaccatgatCTCTAGCCACTGTAGCCCCAGTGCCTAGtgtagtgtctggcacacagtggttactcaataaatgttcaccgCATGAATGTTTATTGCATGCTTATTGCACGAAGCTCTTTGGACTGGTAATCTGAGAGGCAACGTCTACTTTTGGCATTTGTGACAGAGTCTAGCGGCTCTGATCCTTCCCCCCTCCCTGTATCCACACACTTTACCATGTAACTCTGCAGTGCCCACCCCCCCAGGTGGGTTGACCTGCCCTCTCCTTGATTCTGGACTCATCCACGTGATTGCTCGGCCATCAGAATGTCTGCAGATATGATGCAATCAGAGACCTGAAGGCCTGCGCATCTGGGCTTGCCCTCTGTGCTTCTGCCATTGATGAAGAAGGCCTTGCTTAGACGCTGCTGCTTCCAAGACCAGGATGAGAGGCACCTGGAGCAGAGCTGCCCCAGCTGATCTGCCCCAGTCACAAACACGTGTGAGACCAGACCAGCTCAGCTGAGCCCCTCTGGGATCAGCTGAACCATGCAgatgaaataaatgtttatttttatgcacCACTGGAGTTTTGTAGTTGTTTATTATGCAGCAATTTTGTGACCATAGCCAACTGATTCAGTATTTTTCTAGAATATAGCAGCTAAACTGGACTTTATACCCTAGAGGAGTGGTAGAAAATAATAGCATGCTTGGTGAAACTTCCCTTCTCAAAacccatggcagacatcactaattgaCCACAGAATGTTTTCTTGTTGAGCCCAAATCTAGCATCCTTCTTGTATGGGGGCATCTCTTCAGACTCTCTTGGCCCGTGCCTCTTATTCTAGCTATGGCCACGGTGACGAGCCCAGGCAGGCTTCCGTCAGCTTCACACAGTGCAACCTGACGGCATCTCACCTCAGACCTTAAGATGTCCCTCTTCATTTCTTCCCTGGGGCTTCTCTGCACCCTGACAGGACACTCACAGGAACCCACGTGGCACCCATGGATGCACAGCCCAGAAGTTAATGCCTTTGACCAATGGGGGACAGAACCCGATGGATAAATGTTCCCCCTTTCTTCTCTTGGGATTGGTCCTCATGTGCATTTCACAAGGCTTCTCAGAGGGTCCATGCAGGAGCCAGCACCTGTCACCCACGGTGGTGGCCAGCACAGTAACACCCTGGTACTGACTTGCCCTCCTTCCAGTTTTGCTGCTACTTTCTCTGGGATTACCCTTCTCAATGAACTGCTTGCACAGAAGCCTTTGTCTCAGGGCACGCCAGGCTAAGATCTTCTCACTAAAGTCCTCCAGGCAGCCCCTATGAATTGGAGGTTCAGGCTTATGTCTGATCATCAAGGAAATGGGCTCAACTACGTGGAGGCCCTCCCACACCCTGATGCCTGCACTTTGGACTCACCTGCCTGCAACAGGGGTTTGAGGGTGGAGAGCGACCTGAGCCTTTGTAGCAGGGAGCCCCGCAGGAGGGCCTCCATGTCCACGGGGGCTGCGTCCAGCAGAGGATCAATGGctaatgccaagcgattcatgaACGCCTCATATTTGGGAAAGGCCTGGAACAGAGCTCCGAGTCAAGGCCTCATTGCCTAGaattccctgtgctctgccctccatGCCGCCCTCGTGTGGCCTGCTGCATCTCAGCCCACCCTTGATGGCTCCTCAGGCCTCGTGCCCAGACGTGGCTCAGTGAGGCTGTGCTGAGTCACTCCCAGTTCAAGGTCTGTGTACAGATGTCAACATGAGGGGAGGTCAGAGAGCCTGGGCGGTAGGAGAGCCACCGGGCGGTGGCAGGGACAAGTGGTTAATGCTGGCTAAGACAAGTCGTCAGCCACAGAAAGCTGGCAAGTGTCTTAGGATGCGCTCTCTCGGATAAACCAAAAATTGCCTATAAGTTTCTTCCCTCTGTCCTGTCTTTCCATATATTACGGTAAAAGTAAGATCTCTTTCCCTGTATTCCAGCTCGCTGATTGTTCTTCCCAGGTCTGCAAATCTCCCACATCCTCTCGTCTTAAGCAGGAACAGAGAAGCCTGCAGCCCTTCACCCCACAAGCTCCCACAACAGAATCCATTTCGACAGCCGGGTTAGGACACTCCTCCTTCACTGGAGGGCGACAGGAGCAGGATGGATGCCTGAGCCACTGGAGGCTCTAGCTTGAATCTCAGCCCAGAGCTTTGAATTTCTGGTTCATCTAGACTCATGGAGATAGCCATGGAATTTTAATAACAGTTACATAAAGAAAAGTTCCATGTTGAAGTACATTGGAGAGGTCTTGATAAAAATGAAGTTGAGCAGCTTTCTCTGGAGCAGGCCATTAATATGACAACGTGCAAAGACAAAACCAGAACTCGGGCTCCTTACTTTCCACAGTGGGATGtggcctctgcctcctgctcctgTGGCCACTAGCATGCAAGGTCACAGCCACTGTCCTGTAGGCCCAGGGACCCGGCCTTGTCCTGAATCCTCTCCAGTGCACCTGAGACTATTAGGATTTGGAGAGGAGGGTGTAGGCAGTGGTCTCCAACCTGCTGCACAAAAGACTCATTTGagaaacacttttaaaaataaagcaaagggcTGACCCCACGgtttagccgttaagtgcgcgcgttccgctactggcggcccgggttcggatccccggtgcgcaccgacgcactgcttgtccggccatgctgaggctgcatcccagatacagcaactagaaggatgtgcaactatgacatacaactatctactggggctttggggagaaaaaggggaaaaaaaaaaaggaggaggatcggcaatagatgttagctcagggctgatgttcctcacaaaaaaaataaaataaaataaagcaaagctcccaggtgatgctgatcatTAGCCAGGTTTGGAAACCACTGGTTGAGGGGATATGCTGTGCGTCCGTGGCTCTCTTGGTTTTACCCAACACTAGATTAACACAACCACAAGCAACACACACTGATCATATTAACGTAGGTTCTTCCTATCAAAACGTCTCCGCCAAGACAGGAGTTAACGCTACGTCTTCAGCTTGTATCTAGGCTTGGCACAAAAAGCGTCCATTCAAAGAATCTGTTCACATCTGCAAAACCAATCACACCAGGCCCACCACATTCAATGACCCATCTAGAGGAAACTACCCAACTATTTCCTTACAATGCAATCCCAAGAAAAAAATGTGCCTTCTCCATCAGGTGTGTGTACTTCCTTTCACCAGATCTGCATGCCATTATGGACACATTCCTGCCTTGGGCTGCCAGAGGATTGATGCCAAATCGAATGAATGTTTATTACAACTCTCTTGTCCTCAATTCCTGATCCAGTTCATTCTATCCTTAATTATCTCTGATCCTTCCTTCATCCTTGTTTTTGGCCTTCATGTGCTTTAATACTGATAACCACCTAGAGTTCTGTCTGAAAGCAGTAGAGATAGAAAGCATATACAGTGTAAGTACATACCGGTAGACTCCCCTTTGAAATTCAGCAGGCATTGGTCACCTGAACAATGGCCTCAAACTGAACACTCACAGGTTTGAGGGTCTCCCGTGTCCCCTGGTCTTAATCACTGTCTTccattcccttctcttcccagcGCCCAAGATCAAAGACTAGCACAGACTGGAGCCCTCTAGGGCAGGTGTGGTGGCCTGTCCAAGCCCCTGTGGCCTTGGACAACGTGCTCCAGGACAACTCCAACCACGCCCATTTCCTCTCAGGAGCTGCTCCCCGGCTGGCGAGGGAGAAAGAGACCAGTTGCCGATCACTTTTCCTACCTGGGCATCCTTCCGTGAGAACTGGGCAATTTGCTTCTGGTTTTCTGCCATGTCTGTGCCCAGCAGAAGAGACCTGGGTGCCTTGCTCCCTGCACCCTCTTCCAGCATCGGGGTGAATGAGTGGGGGTTTCGAAGATGAAGCCTCAGCCCGTGTTTCTGCAGAACACAGATAGCACAGGTAACATTTGAAGGCATCTGCCCTTGACCAGTCTCCGAGTGTGCTTGTGACCATTTAGGCACCTGCATGCTGGTTCCCAAGGCATGTGGTCCTGGttcctatttttttaatagaagtgTATAAAACATCCTCTTGCTCAGGCACCCTATGGCAGACCATACCATACCACACCATGCCATGTCACACCATACCGTACCATACCACACCACACCACACGACACCACACCACACTACCCTCTGCCAGGGACTGTGACAGGGTTTACAATGGTTACCTCACAACAACTGTATAAGTACGTCATCCTTATCATACAATTGCaacaacagaggctcagagaagtgcaataacttgtccaaggtcaccttGGGAGGTGGATCCAGGTTTCAAAACCACATCTCTGGCTCTTGGCACTTGTCTACAACTGCCCACActtcagaaataaataattaaaatttagaaagacACAATAAAGCAACGGTTATGTGAAAATCTATACTTACAAGGTAGATAAATTATTCAcatcaaaaaattttatttactttgcaGACTCATTTACTCCAGGGTCACTTTAAATGGAAGTTCCCTCgatgcatttaaaatatgatttgatttacaaatatttgactAGCATGCAGAACTTTCCAAGAGCACATCTACTTCTTCAAAAGAGAGACAGATAAAACAGAAGGGGCCTGTGCTACCCCCACAAATAAAACGCACTGTTCCCGCTGGAGACTTCTTTCTtcttaaaccactttattgaggtatgattgacatataaaaaGCTGTATGTATTTAATGTATGCAACTTGATGAATTTGGCCTCTAGAGACTTCTTCTCCCAGATACTCGGCCAGCTCCCTCACCTCTCTGAGGTCTCTGTTCACAGGTCACCGGAACAGCAAGGTCTCCCCGCCCCCAGCATCCCTGCCCCTCACCCTGTTCTATTTCTCTCTGAAGCACTTATCGCCACCTGGCTAATGACATAGTTTTCCCCCATCTCTCCCAGGTAgactgtaagctctgtgaggtCAGGGGCATTGTCTCTTGCTcagtgctgtatccccagcatctagaCACAGTGCAGTCAATATGTATTctgttgactgaataaatgaatgcgaCATGGCAGACAATCCTAGAGGACAGAAACGAGATCTGTGAGTAGAAGATTTAGGAAAGAAGATTTAAACCTTTCCAATAATTACAGCTGAATTTTCCCCAAACCAGAGACATTCCAGATGGCAGGAACATCACAGGTTGAGCATTCTGTGGAGGCCAGTCCAAACATTGgtaggggctggggctggaagaCTTGCAGGGCCCTTTCTAACATGAAGATGGAAATTTCTTTGATTCCAAGCTAGGGGAACTTCCAGCCTGGTTCCTCTTGACATAGCGAACTCTTTATCACCCAGGGGGTACCCTtagttcctctttttctctcacccTTGGCATCCCATCCATTGCCAAGTCTCACCAGCTCATCTCCAGAGGTTGTCCacatctctccatctccactgctccTCAGCCCAAGCCACTATCTTGTGAACCATGGCAGCAGTCACCTCCCTGAGGCCATGTCTGCTTCTACCACAATCCACACCATCCAGCAGGTGGACTGACCTTTTGTAAAGTCATAAATCCCATCACCCCCCTTCCTGATTAAACAGCTCTACTGGCTTCCCACTGCACTTGGGATAAATGCAGTCCCTTCAGCACAGTCTGCGAGACCCTGCCTCAGTCTGGTATGGACTGAAGAGCAGTGACCCATTCCCAGGGCATGGCTAGATTTCATCCAGTCCTGGCTGGTGATgggctctttcttctctctgtctctctctctgtctctctctgtgtctctgtctctgaggGGCTCAAGAATAATTTCTATGGTGGGTTTCTATAGTTATCTAGTTCAGAGAACTCCTCTACATGAACCAGTTCGAGCAGTCAAAGAGCTGTGAACAATGGCTGAACGTCTTATTAATTCCTAACTTTCAACTTAGAGCAAAGTTGGTGCTAAAGTGCACGCAGCTTCTTGCACAGACGGCACAAAGGACCCTTTTCTCTGAGTGATGGGTGACAGAGGCACCAAGCGGGTAGAAGCTAAGTGAGCTCCAGGAACGTGATGACTGAGTTTATGAAAGAGTCAGTGAGGGGTGAAAAGAATCTGAAGGGTGGGGGCAGAGTTGAGCAAGCCCGTGGACGGAGGTTAAGCTGACTAAGAGAAGTCAACAAGCACAGACTGAGAGCTCTCAGGATCCCCTGAAAACAGCCCAGACGCCAGAAGAAGTGAAAGTCCCCGGGGTCCGACTTCCTGCTCAAGCCGCCAAGAAGGGAAACAGGATCTAAAGTTTAATGAGGGCTCATGTCCTAAGGCAGCTTTGCAAACTCAGAGGCCCAAGGGTTCAGGCAGGTTCCCTGCGAGGGCCAGACAAGACGCCAGGAAGTGACGGGGCAGGGTGCAGCTGGGGACCCGGTCCCATGTAAGGCACCGGCCAGAGCTGCACATAGGAACACGGGCCTGATGTTGACAAGGCTCGTTCTTCAAAAGAGGTCCGATTTTATGTGAAACTTCCCGATTTTAAGACATGGGGTGGGTTAGACAAGCCCATCTGGGGAAATGCACCAAGAAGACTGTGTTGGGTAGACAAACCCTTGGGTGGAAGAGAGACCTTAGGTGCAGGGAATCACTGTGGGCACGTGGTAGGAGCCTTCATCCCAGGGCAGGGAGATGGAAACCACCCCCACTGTTGGGCCATGGGGGACTCTACCTTCAGCTCCAGGTCGGTGTAAATCTGCGGCCTCAGCAGGCTGAGGAGGTAGGACGCTCGGGAGAACTTAAACCCTGAAACAGAATCAGATGACAACAGTCACCAGTGGTCACCAGCAGTCACCCCCTCTCGCCCCCCCACCTCTCAAGGCTCACCTGGGATGATCTCCTCGGTGACAGCTGCGCCCCCGATCACGTGGCGTCTCTCGAAGACTGCCGTGTTCACCCCCAGTCTCTGCAGGTACGCCGCCTGGGGGCGCACACAGGGCCCTCCCTGTATCCCTGGGGGCCGATCTGCCATCTCAGGGTCCTCACTACAGGGCCAGCATGCGGCCCCTAGGCTCAGGTTGTTCCCGCCTCTGGGAATGCCATCCCCTTGCTTCCCCTGTAGATTCCCACTTTCCCAGATGTCTTCTAAGATCCCACATGACTGCTCTTGCCCCTCCACTTCCCAGCCGAAGGCGGCCTTCCCTCCCGCAGGGCCTGGGTGCCTCTGTGAACTCATACTGCACttgcccagccctgcccagggTGCCTATCTCCTCCAGGCGAGGGCGGCCtcacctccctcacagccccGAGAGCAGCACAGGGAGCTTGCCTGTGAGTGCTGAGCCAGACGCCCAGGGTCTACTCCCCTCTCcccctggtggggcagcctcagTACCTGATCcatctggcctcagtttccttgtgtgcAAAAATGGGGCTGATGATGATAATACCCACTTTGCCTGCTTCACAGGTGCTGTGAGGGTTCACTGAGCTGGTCCCTAAAAGGGGCTTACACTGTCCCTGGCACACAGGACGTGCTCAATGAATGAAGCTATGATTACAGCACGGCTTTATTTGGGAGAACAAATGATGGAGgagttttattaaattttctctAGCATTTAGTGGgaaatcaataaacatttgttgaatggaaCTAGTCCAGTCCTGAGTCTATGCTGGTCCCACAAGCACCACCAAGGTGACCATAGGGATGGTGTAATTCAGAAGTCAGACTTTTTAGAAAGTTCACTTGGCAACTGCTGTGTGCCAGATACTGCAGTGGACCATCTCATTCCATCCTCCCACCATGCCGGAGGGAGGCACTATGATtccccccacttcacagatgaggaaactggggctcagtgAGGCGAACAGCTTGTCTCATGCTCATGCAGCTGATGAGTAGAGATGTGGGGAACTGAACCCAGATGGTCTGACCCAGGATCTATACTCCAGACACATcctaatgagaaaagaaaaagagcagcCCCCAACATTcagaaaatggcctggccctcAAGGGTAAGCCGTGTTATTCTCCTGTGAGAATGACAACCTCGGACAAGGGGAGTCTGAGACCATGATAAAATGAGACAGAGCGAGCCCACTTCACAGTTTTGTCtaagcacagacaaaaacaaggtcTCTGCCCACCCACAAAGTACCAAACATCCTCTCTCTCTTGGCCAAGGTGAGCGACTGCTGCTTCTTTACCAATTACGGCTCTCCTCACACCAGTCCCCCTCCCTGCAGGTAAGATTTATCGAGATGCCCAGTCACAGGGTTGTCCCGCTTCCTGACTGCATCCAATCTAGACTTCCCTAGACTCTCCCCCAAATCCTCCAACCAAAGCCCGATCCCTAGAATAGGCGCCTCCTGACACCCTTGTACCGACACCCCATGGTCCGCACGCTGTGCTCTCCCTGCTGCAGCAAGGCGCCACCCCACTCCACCAACCGCAGGGCTGGGCCTGAGTCTCTGAAGGGCACCGACACTATCCTCCCTTGGGCTGGAAACCTCCAGTAATAAGAGCCACCGTTTGTGTCAGGCTTTGTGTGGCAGGCCCTCGAAGCACATCATCTACTCCCTTCGCAGCAACTTGGTGAGGGTGGGCGTCTTTATTCTCATTTACTGTGGCTCAGAGAGCCTAAGCGACGCGCCTTAACCTTCACAGATGGAAAGCGGAAGAGCTGGGAGGTGAACCCGtgtttatattaatataaaatggaGGTTTTAAATTACTGGTCAGTTGAGATACATAATGTCCCCTGTAAAATGTTCAAGTAAAACTGATATGTCGGGGAAAGTATGAAGATTTAACACAAGTCTCATAGCGCCCCCACATTGCTAAGTCCCTCTATACTGAGGTTCTAGAGCTGCCACTGCTTCAGGAAGATGTTCTGTGTTTGTCTTGTGACCTGAACAGCCTCTAGCACACGCTGTGGCCTCCTAGGGGTACATGGGCTCAGGTGTGAGAAGCACAGCCTTTGGGTAACCCTGGCTCGGCTCAGCCTGGGACAGAAGCCAGCTGTGTTGGGGGGGGCCctgcctcctcttcttcttcaccGTCTCTAGGGTACACTTGGACTGTGTAGCTGCTGGGTGGCCCAGGTTGGTATGGGGCCTAGACCCAGCTGGGGAGCACAGGGCTCTGTACACAAGGACTGCTCATAATCCAGAGTCAGGGCCCCCCAGCCCCAGTTACCTAATCCCCAGGCTCCAACATGTCTCCCAGCATATGCCAGACATATGCTTTCCCACCTTTCCGTCATCTGGCTTCTTAAAGCTCCTGGACTCTCCCAAGGTCATGGGGGAAATCCACGTGTGttaaggggaggagaggaaagggagtCCCTGCTATCCTCCCTAACTACCGCAGATGTCCATCAACCCAGCCACCGGCTGGCACCAGGGAGAGGGACtagcctccttccttctctcccgtGGCCCTCATCCTGCCCGCTTCCTCACACGCCTGCTGAGAGCCACGCGCCCAGGGCCGGTGAAGCAGGCAGAGGGGGAGGTACTCACAGCCACCAGCCCATTGTGTCCTGCAATGAgacggggagaggggaggaaaccaACACTGGTCAGTGGGCAGACACATTCCTTGACGAG
This genomic stretch from Diceros bicornis minor isolate mBicDic1 chromosome 6, mDicBic1.mat.cur, whole genome shotgun sequence harbors:
- the PYROXD2 gene encoding pyridine nucleotide-disulfide oxidoreductase domain-containing protein 2 isoform X3 — translated: MAVSGGGLGRAVGASLRPAWRRAHWEARGRLKPEYDAVVIGAGHNGLVAAAYLQRLGVNTAVFERRHVIGGAAVTEEIIPGFKFSRASYLLSLLRPQIYTDLELKKHGLRLHLRNPHSFTPMLEEGAGSKAPRSLLLGTDMAENQKQIAQFSRKDAQAFPKYEAFMNRLALAIDPLLDAAPVDMEALLRGSLLQRLRSLSTLKPLLQAGRILGAQLPQYYQVLTAPITKVLDQWFESEPLKATLATDAVIGAMASPHTPGSGYVLLHHVMGGLEGMQGAWGYVQGGMGALSDAIASSATAHGASIFTEKTVAKVQVSSGGRVQGVVLQDGSEVRSRVVLSNASPQITFLKLTPQEWLPEEFVERISQLDTQSPVTKINVAVDRLPDFLAAPNAPSGQLLPHHQCSIHLNCENTLLLHQAFEDAMGGLPSRRPVIELCIPSSLDPTLAPPGCHVVSLFTQYTPYTLAGGKVWDEQERNAYADRVFDCLEAYAPGFKSSVVGRDILTPPDLERIFGLPGGNIFHCAMVLDQLYFARPVPLHSSYRCPLRGLYLCGSGAHPGGGVMGAAGRNAAHMVFRDLKSM
- the PYROXD2 gene encoding pyridine nucleotide-disulfide oxidoreductase domain-containing protein 2 isoform X1 → MSSQRHPGPAGGKAAFGWEVEGQEQSCGILEDIWESGNLQGKQGDGIPRGGNNLSLGAACWPCSEDPEMADRPPGIQGGPCVRPQAAYLQRLGVNTAVFERRHVIGGAAVTEEIIPGFKFSRASYLLSLLRPQIYTDLELKKHGLRLHLRNPHSFTPMLEEGAGSKAPRSLLLGTDMAENQKQIAQFSRKDAQAASWGPSCPSTTRSSQLQSPRYVLLHHVMGGLEGMQGAWGYVQGGMGALSDAIASSATAHGASIFTEKTVAKVQVSSGGRVQGVVLQDGSEVRSRVVLSNASPQITFLKLTPQEWLPEEFVERISQLDTQSPVTKINVAVDRLPDFLAAPNAPSGQLLPHHQCSIHLNCENTLLLHQAFEDAMGGLPSRRPVIELCIPSSLDPTLAPPGCHVVSLFTQYTPYTLAGGKVWDEQERNAYADRVFDCLEAYAPGFKSSVVGRDILTPPDLERIFGLPGGNIFHCAMVLDQLYFARPVPLHSSYRCPLRGLYLCGSGAHPGGGVMGAAGRNAAHMVFRDLKSM